Below is a window of Ralstonia pickettii DNA.
ATTCCAGGTGAAGGTGTATCAGGGCGACAGCGCGGTGCTGTTCGCTTTTGATGTGGCCGACGCCGAGCGCGCCGATCTGGCAGGTTTTGCCATTCAGTGCACGCCGCAGGGCGGAGCGCCGTATTGGGTGCCCAACCGGCTGACCTTCGACACGCCCATTCATGCAGACGCGCCGCTGAAGGCCGGCAAATACGCCGATTCCATCGACGCGCCGTTTCAGTCTTTCCACTGGGTTCACTTTCCGCCGCATGCGGCTGGGCAGCTCAGCTACACCATCCACGCGCGCTACTTTGTCTCTACGAACCCCGTGCAGCTGGAGACGCGCGCGACGCGCATCGTCACGGTCACGCTGCAGCAGCCGATGAGCGATTGGGCCACCGTCGGCATGGTGCGCGGGTATGTGTCGTCGCAGGCGTTCATCGACCACTACGGCGGCAACACGGCGCTGGCGCCCGACAAACGCGCGCAGACCAAATCGCCGCTGCTGTACGACACGCAGCCGTATCAGAACAAGTACGCCTACCTGGGGGCGACGGGTCGCCATCTCATCATCGATCTGCTGAACCAGTGCCACGCGTCCGACGGATACGGCATCGACGTGCTCGCCTACGACCTGGACGAACCGGACATCATCCGTGCCATTGCTTGGCTCGCGCAGAACGGTCGCAAGGTCCGCGTGATTCAGGACAACTATGTTGGCACCGGCGCCAACCCGGTGGGCCACGGCACCGACAACGCGTTTGAGACGCAGGCCGCCGAGTACTTCAAGCAGGCCGGCGCGGAGGTCCGCCGGACGCACCTGGCGCGGTTCCAGCACCACAAGGCGATCCTGCTGCGGGACGCGGCCGGCAAGCCGGTGCGCGTGCTGGCCGGTTCGGCCAACTTCTCGCTGCGCGGGTTGTACGTGCAGGCCAACAGCGTGCTGGTGTTCGAGCAAGACGCCGCGCAGCTCTACGCGCAGGTGTTCGAGCGTCTGTGGGGATGGATCGACCAGTACGGTGAAGACGCTGCGGGCAGCCGCAAGGTGGCCGCCGCCTTTCGCGCCGATGCGCTGGCTGCCAGCTGGCAGGCCGTGCCGCAAGGCGGCAAGCCGCGTGCGCGCTTCGGCTTCTCGCCGCATCAGACCGATGCGTTGCTCACGGAGGCCGCGGACCGTGTGAAGGGCGCGCTGTCGTCCGTGCTGTTTGCGGTGATGGCCACCGATGGCGGCGGCGCGATGCTGAACACGCTCGAGCAAGTGGTGCCGCACAAGGCTGGGCTGCTTTCGCTGGGCGTGATCGACAAACAGGGTGGCGTCGACGCCTTTGCCCCCGGCCGCGATGTGCCCTCGCAGACTGTGTCGTTTGCGTATTTGAAGGACGAAGCCCCTGCGCCGTTCAAACAGGAAGTGGATGCCGGCACCGGCCAGCACATTCACCACAAGTTTGTCGTGTGCGATTTCAATGGCGATGAGCCGGTCGTGTTCTGCGGCTCGTCCAACCTGTCGAAGGGCGGGGAAGAGCAGAACGGCGACAGCCTGATCGCCATCTACGACCCGGCCATCGTCACGGCCTATGCGATCGAGGCCATCCGCCTGTTCGACCACTACCGCTTCCGTGCAAGCGAATCCAAGGCGACGGCCGACAAGCCGCTGGTGCTGAAGACGACCAGCGCATGGGCCGACCCGTACTACGATCCGCAGAACATCAAGTTCACGGAGCGCACGCTGTTCGCCAAGTCCGGCACGGCGCAGGAGGCGGCCGTCGCGTGATCGGCTCCGGCAGCGGTTCGTGCGCCGTCATACGCGCCGCTGCCGGTCGCCCCACCATGCATCGCGCAGGCGGCGCTTGGCGATCTTGCCGTTGTCGTCGCGCGGCAGCGCTGTGGTGAACTCGATCTGGCGCGGGATCTTGAAGCCGGCAATCTGGCCGCGCAGCCATTCGATCACGAACTCGGCCTGCAGGTCTTGGCGTTCGGTCTGCACCACGGCAACAAGCCGCTCGCCGTACTCGTCGCACGGCACGCCGAAGACCGCGCAGTCGACCACATCGGGGTGGCGCAGCAGCGCATGTTCGATCTCGGCCGGGTAGATGTTGACGCCGCCCGAGATGACCATGTCCGATGCGCGGTCGCACACATACAGATAGCCGTCGGCATCGAGGTAGCCCATGTCGCCGAGCGTGACCAGGCCGTCGCGCTCGATCTTGCTGCGCGCCTCATCGTTGCCGCGGTAGGTGAAATCGGGATAGGCGGGTTGGTGGCTGTAGATCAAGCCGATCTCTCCGGTAGGGCAGGGCGTGCCGTCTTCACGCAGGATGCGCACGCGTGCGTCGCACACCGGGCGGCCGGCGCTGCCGGGGCGGGCGGCCGCCTCGCGCGGGTCCATCACAGTGATCATGCCGGTCTCGCTCGACGCATACGTTTCGTAGATGACGGGGCCGAGCCAGTCGATCATGCGGCGCTTGATCTCCGGCGCGCACGGTGCACCAGTGGACGCCACGAAGCGCAGCGAAGACAGGTCGTATCGGCTGCGTTCTTCGTCGGTCAGCTTGAGCAGGCGCACATACATGATGGGCACGAGGTAGACGGTGTCGATGCGGTAGCGCTCGATCTGCTCGAGCACGCGCAGGGCATCAAAGCGCGCGTTCACCACCAGCACCTCCGCCATCTGCGCGGCTTGCTGGGCAAAGAGGCTCGGCGCGCTGTGATACAGCGGCGCCGGCACCAGCGCACGGCAGCCCGGCACGATGCCGAACGTTGCAGCCACCACGGCGCGTGCCTTCTGCAGATGCGCCTCGAGCTGATCGAGTGGTACGGCCTGGCGTACCACGCCCTTGGGGCGGCCCGTGGTGCCCGAGGTATAGGCCATGTGCCCGCGCGGAGAAACGATCGGCCCGTCGTACGGCGTCTGCAGCGCAAGCCAGTTGGCATAGCCGTCGGCGCGGTCGGTGCCTTCTGCATCCACGCGCAGCAGCTGCACGTGTGCCGGTAGCAGCGGTTCTGCCGCATCGACGAGGTCGCGATGGCCGATCAATACCTTGGCACCCGAATCGCGCACCAGAAACTCCACCTCGGCCGGCGTGAAGTGCCAGTTGATCGGGCAGAAGTAGCACCCTGCGATGCGGCAGGCGTGCATCACGTCGATGTAGGCGGGTG
It encodes the following:
- a CDS encoding phospholipase D-like domain-containing protein, encoding MATSVDSFQVKVYQGDSAVLFAFDVADAERADLAGFAIQCTPQGGAPYWVPNRLTFDTPIHADAPLKAGKYADSIDAPFQSFHWVHFPPHAAGQLSYTIHARYFVSTNPVQLETRATRIVTVTLQQPMSDWATVGMVRGYVSSQAFIDHYGGNTALAPDKRAQTKSPLLYDTQPYQNKYAYLGATGRHLIIDLLNQCHASDGYGIDVLAYDLDEPDIIRAIAWLAQNGRKVRVIQDNYVGTGANPVGHGTDNAFETQAAEYFKQAGAEVRRTHLARFQHHKAILLRDAAGKPVRVLAGSANFSLRGLYVQANSVLVFEQDAAQLYAQVFERLWGWIDQYGEDAAGSRKVAAAFRADALAASWQAVPQGGKPRARFGFSPHQTDALLTEAADRVKGALSSVLFAVMATDGGGAMLNTLEQVVPHKAGLLSLGVIDKQGGVDAFAPGRDVPSQTVSFAYLKDEAPAPFKQEVDAGTGQHIHHKFVVCDFNGDEPVVFCGSSNLSKGGEEQNGDSLIAIYDPAIVTAYAIEAIRLFDHYRFRASESKATADKPLVLKTTSAWADPYYDPQNIKFTERTLFAKSGTAQEAAVA
- a CDS encoding acyl-CoA synthetase translates to MTAHLIFDDRPTDADTLLARGAALAGGLRRMGVQEGDVIGVLLRNAPAYIDVMHACRIAGCYFCPINWHFTPAEVEFLVRDSGAKVLIGHRDLVDAAEPLLPAHVQLLRVDAEGTDRADGYANWLALQTPYDGPIVSPRGHMAYTSGTTGRPKGVVRQAVPLDQLEAHLQKARAVVAATFGIVPGCRALVPAPLYHSAPSLFAQQAAQMAEVLVVNARFDALRVLEQIERYRIDTVYLVPIMYVRLLKLTDEERSRYDLSSLRFVASTGAPCAPEIKRRMIDWLGPVIYETYASSETGMITVMDPREAAARPGSAGRPVCDARVRILREDGTPCPTGEIGLIYSHQPAYPDFTYRGNDEARSKIERDGLVTLGDMGYLDADGYLYVCDRASDMVISGGVNIYPAEIEHALLRHPDVVDCAVFGVPCDEYGERLVAVVQTERQDLQAEFVIEWLRGQIAGFKIPRQIEFTTALPRDDNGKIAKRRLRDAWWGDRQRRV